GTTCTCAAAGGTTTCGTTTACAAAAACTCCAACAGTTGGAATAAATGCTGGGAGATGAGAAATTATCTCATGCGCCTTTGAAATTTCAACATATCTCGGGCTTTTTTTATAAAAGACAAATCCCAGCGCATCAGCTCCATATTTTACTGCTGCCAGTGCATCCTCTGAGTTTGTAATCCCGCAGATTTTGATTTTAGTTAGAAGATGGCTCATATTTTTATAATTAAAAACTAAATTGTGTTAAATTTTCTTCCTATTCTATTTCCTTTAACATGCCCTTTCTGGATTTAAGGAAGTTTTTCTTCTCGATTTTTTCCTCTATTACTTCCTTGTAAAGAGAGGCGCGCTCTCCCTTATTTTTTATCCTTTCCACCCTTTCAAGTTCATTGTTTAAAAGGTTGATAGAGATATCTATAAATTTTCCCTGAATATATTTTCTCACAAAACTTGCTGATTTCAATTTTTCTTTTTCTTTTAACAATCCTTCTCTTTTTATTTTTATTTGATATTTATCAAAATACTGATAGTTGTTTAATACATCTTTTACGAGTCCCTCTGTTTTGATATAGTCAGAAAACTTTCTGCCAAAACTTGTTTTTTCAAAATATTTATAAAAAGTTCCGGTTATCCTCGCTAAACTTTTATAAACAAAAGAAACCTTGCTTCCATTCTCGTTGTCTTTTTTTAAAGTTTCAGAATAGAGAAAATAAAGGATGAAAAAAACCACTATAAATGCCAAAATTTTTTTCATAAGCCTTTTAAAAATACTTGTAAATCAATTTTATAAAACAATAGTAATCTGTGTAATCTTTTTAAAATTTCTTTAATCTAAACATACACTATATTCCTTTTCAAAAATTCTCAACTTTTTTCCTTGACTTTTTTCCTCAGAGGTGGTGAGAAAAGCCTTATTTGAAAGGTGAGTTCAGAGCTTTGACATAACCTTAGCATTGAAGCTTCTCAGAAATATTTTTTAAAACTACTCCTTTGGAGAATATGATTATGAAGGCTGCTGTATGGTATGGTCAGAAGGATGTGAGAGTTGTTGATGTGCCGGAACCAAAGGTTGCTGCCGGCACAGTTAAGATAAAAGTTACATACTGCGGAATCTGCGGTTCGGATTTGCATGAATATCTCAAAGGTCCTGTTATCATCCCGTCAAAACCACACCCCCTTACAGGGAAAATGCCTCCTGTTACTTTGGGGCATGAATTCTGCGGGCCTATTGTTGAAGTTGGGGAAGGCATTAAAAACTTTAAAACAGGTGACCGTGTAACCGTTGATGCCTGCCTTGTGTGCCATGAATGCCACTGGTGCAAAAAGGCGCAGTATAATCTCTGCGCAAAACTTGGAAGCACAGGGCTTTGTGCAGACGGGGCATTTGCAGAATATGTAGTTGTTCCTGCCTATACCTGCTATAAGCTCCCTCAGGAGATGTCAGATGAGGCAGGGGCGTTTGTTGAGCCTTTGGCTGTTGCAACACATGCTGTAAAGAGGGGAAAGATTGTACCCGGTGATGTTGTGGCAATTGTGGGAGGAGGTCCTATCGGGCTTCTTGTAATGCAGGTTGCAAAGGCGTCAGGCGCAAGCAAGGTTTTTGTTATTGAGCCAATGGAAAGCAGAAAAAAGCTTGCTGCTGAGCTTGGAGCAACAAAGGTTTATGACCCGGCGCAGGGTGATGTTGGAAAGATGATTCACGAGGATACAAACGGTCTGAGGGCTGACCTTGTGTTTGAGTGTGTTGGGAAGGCTGAGACAGTTGACTCTGCAATAAAGCTTTCAGGCAAAGGCGCAAGAATTGTAATTGTTGGAATCTTCTCGGCTCCTGCACAATTCCATTTTGCAAGGATGCAGGCGCACGAGAAGGAACTTATTGGCAGCTCTGCATATCCAAATGAGTTTCCTGCGGCAATCTCTTTTCTTGCAGACGGAAGGGTGAATATAAAGCCTTTAATAACCGGAAGAATTAAACTGAGTGAAATAATAGATAAAGGATTTAATGAGCTTATTTCTCACCCTGAAAAAAATATAAAGATTCTGGTTTCAATGTAATCAGCTATAAAAAAGTCTTTGGCATTTATTTAAAAACTGGAGGAATTAATGGCAAAAAAACCAAGTGAGAAAGTAAAAATTCCCACCTGCTGTCCGGTCCCACCATATCCGGGAGAAAGAGAAAAAGGAAAGGAGAGCCTTATAAAAGTTGCTGCCCTTCAGATGGAGCCAAGAATTTCTGACAAGGATAGAAATGTGAATGAATCCCTGCGGCTCATTCATAAGGCTGCTGACAAGGGGGTTAAGCTTGCAGTCCTTCCCGAGCTTTGCAATACAGGCTACATTTATAATTCAAGGGAGGAAGCCTTTGCAAATGCGGAATATGTTCCTGACGGGCCAACAACAAAGGCATGGATGAAGGCTGCAAAGGAAAGAGATATCTATATCTGTGCCGGAATTACTGAAAGAGAAGAGAACAGGCTCTATAACAGCGTTGCTGTTGTTGGACCAGACGGGTTTATAGGAATATACAGGAAAACTCATCTCTGGAATGAAGAGAAGATGTGGTTTACTCCTGGGGATGCAGGGTTCCCGGTATTTGAGCTTCCTTTCGGAAAAATTGGCAACAGAATCTGTTATGACGGATGGTTTCCGGAGGTAACAAGAATTTATATGGCTCAGGGTGTTGATATCATATGCGACTCGACAAACTGGGTTATTGTTCCAGGAATCCAGACGCCTGAGAAGCCTGCTGCGGCACATACTGCAAGCGCCCTTTCGCTTATGAGCAGTGTTTTTACAATATGCGCTGACAGAATCGGGATTGAAAGGGGATGCACCTATCTTGGAAACAGCTGTGTAATTGATACTGCAGGAAACT
This is a stretch of genomic DNA from Candidatus Schekmanbacteria bacterium RIFCSPLOWO2_02_FULL_38_14. It encodes these proteins:
- a CDS encoding butanediol dehydrogenase, with the translated sequence MKAAVWYGQKDVRVVDVPEPKVAAGTVKIKVTYCGICGSDLHEYLKGPVIIPSKPHPLTGKMPPVTLGHEFCGPIVEVGEGIKNFKTGDRVTVDACLVCHECHWCKKAQYNLCAKLGSTGLCADGAFAEYVVVPAYTCYKLPQEMSDEAGAFVEPLAVATHAVKRGKIVPGDVVAIVGGGPIGLLVMQVAKASGASKVFVIEPMESRKKLAAELGATKVYDPAQGDVGKMIHEDTNGLRADLVFECVGKAETVDSAIKLSGKGARIVIVGIFSAPAQFHFARMQAHEKELIGSSAYPNEFPAAISFLADGRVNIKPLITGRIKLSEIIDKGFNELISHPEKNIKILVSM